One genomic window of Polyangium aurulentum includes the following:
- a CDS encoding vWA domain-containing protein, whose translation MLRTRSLAALATLVSLASTLAACGASAPEASYAPSTAAEAAAPMEASPGAMQPQYDAVTDSAAAAPPPAQYAQGSTQAAPAAMPPAPPPPPSAGAAMPKKEAARTAPVTATSKPAPIMPTPIAVAPPEPKGTEDYRDYGVNAAVETAKDRLSTFAIDVDTASYSISRRKIMEGSLPPFQAVRAEEYLNYFDYAYEAPKSGPFGVQFAAAPSPFTKGHHIVRVGVQGKRLAESERKPVHLVYLVDTSGSMQSEDKMGLVKKSLKMLTGSLKQGDTVALCTYAGSVREVLPPTGIDKKSRIEAAIDDLTASGSTAMASGIELAYKLAERTLVKGHVNRVIVLSDGDANVGPSSHGEILSMIGGYKNKGITLSTVGFGTGNYKDTMMERLADQGDGNYAYIDSEVQARRVFQEQIGGMLEVIARDVKIQVEFDPKVVKQYRLIGYENRDIADRDFRNDKVDAGEIGNGHSVTAVYDVVLTSTTASPLVVRMRHKQPLAGDKATEAAFPMDPSSIAASFDAAPRNFRFATAVAGFAEVLRQSPHAREWSLGDVARIADAAATSAADQQEFVSLVHRAHKIAGGNPAAPVAR comes from the coding sequence ATGCTGCGCACTCGCTCGCTCGCCGCTCTCGCCACGCTCGTCTCCCTCGCCTCGACCCTCGCCGCCTGCGGCGCGAGCGCGCCCGAAGCGTCTTATGCGCCCTCCACCGCCGCCGAGGCCGCCGCGCCCATGGAGGCCTCCCCCGGCGCGATGCAGCCCCAATACGATGCGGTCACCGACTCCGCAGCAGCAGCCCCGCCGCCCGCGCAGTACGCGCAAGGCTCCACGCAGGCGGCTCCCGCGGCCATGCCCCCCGCGCCTCCGCCCCCGCCGTCTGCCGGCGCGGCAATGCCCAAAAAGGAAGCTGCCAGGACCGCGCCCGTCACGGCCACCTCGAAGCCCGCGCCGATCATGCCCACCCCGATCGCCGTCGCGCCCCCCGAGCCCAAGGGGACCGAGGATTACCGCGATTACGGCGTCAACGCCGCCGTCGAGACGGCCAAGGATCGGCTCTCGACGTTCGCCATCGACGTGGACACGGCGTCCTATTCGATCTCGCGCCGCAAGATCATGGAGGGCAGCCTGCCGCCGTTCCAGGCCGTACGCGCCGAGGAGTACCTCAACTACTTCGATTACGCCTACGAGGCCCCGAAGAGCGGACCCTTCGGCGTGCAGTTCGCCGCGGCGCCCTCGCCCTTCACGAAGGGCCACCACATCGTGCGCGTCGGCGTGCAGGGCAAGCGCCTCGCCGAGAGCGAGCGCAAGCCGGTGCACCTTGTCTATCTCGTCGATACGAGCGGCTCGATGCAATCCGAGGACAAGATGGGCCTCGTCAAGAAGAGCCTCAAGATGCTCACGGGCTCGCTCAAGCAGGGCGACACCGTCGCGCTCTGCACGTACGCGGGCAGCGTGCGCGAGGTCCTGCCGCCCACGGGCATCGACAAGAAGAGCCGCATTGAGGCCGCCATCGACGACCTCACCGCGAGCGGCTCGACCGCGATGGCGAGCGGCATCGAGCTCGCGTACAAGCTCGCCGAGCGCACGCTCGTGAAAGGGCACGTCAATCGCGTGATCGTCCTCAGCGACGGCGACGCGAACGTGGGCCCGTCGTCGCACGGGGAGATCCTGTCCATGATCGGCGGGTACAAGAACAAGGGCATCACGCTCTCCACCGTGGGCTTCGGGACCGGCAATTACAAGGACACGATGATGGAGCGGCTCGCGGACCAGGGCGACGGAAACTACGCGTACATCGACAGCGAGGTCCAGGCCCGGCGCGTGTTCCAGGAGCAGATCGGCGGCATGCTCGAGGTGATCGCGCGCGACGTGAAGATCCAGGTGGAGTTCGACCCGAAGGTGGTCAAGCAATACCGGCTGATCGGCTACGAGAACCGCGACATCGCCGACAGGGATTTCCGCAACGACAAGGTGGACGCCGGCGAGATCGGTAATGGCCACAGCGTGACCGCGGTCTACGACGTGGTGCTCACGAGCACGACGGCCTCGCCGCTCGTCGTGCGCATGCGCCACAAGCAGCCGCTCGCCGGCGACAAGGCGACGGAGGCGGCATTCCCGATGGATCCGTCCTCGATTGCTGCCTCGTTCGACGCGGCCCCGCGCAATTTCCGGTTCGCCACGGCGGTCGCGGGCTTCGCGGAGGTGCTGCGCCAGAGCCCCCATGCGCGTGAATGGTCGCTCGGCGACGTGGCGCGCATCGCGGACGCGGCGGCGACGAGCGCGGCCGACCAGCAGGAGTTTGTCAGCCTCGTACACAGGGCGCACAAGATCGCGGGCGGGAATCCGGCCGCCCCGGTCGCGCGGTGA
- a CDS encoding phospholipase D-like domain-containing protein: MRRARIFFALLAFTLPACSPQPAAPPPTPPAPEAPPATPEAPVELVESFPLETNLDHRDVPDAADVWPAMFRLARERIDIAHFYISNDPRGRLEPSLVAIEEAADRGVAVRLLVDRKFYERYPEMADRLAARRGVLVRKIDMSPGVQHAKYFLVDGREAFVGSQNMDWRALDHIQEMGVRARIPEIARALGRVFDVDWDVAGGAAAQAALGREEPPIPLPAKASLGGAPITILPVASPKELLPRGMAWELPEMIGRIDGARRSVDVQVLGYKTTTRGGGEFHDLDDALRRAASRGVRVRLLVSDWSKRSASLDALRSLARVGGIDVRFIVIPQSAAGFIPFARTAHAKYMVVDGAAVWIGSSNWEGDYFTTSRNVGLVIDGPAFARRLQGIFEDGFAGPYAERLDPAAAYEAPRIE, translated from the coding sequence GTGCGCCGCGCCCGCATCTTCTTCGCCCTCCTCGCCTTCACCCTGCCGGCCTGCTCTCCGCAGCCCGCCGCCCCGCCGCCCACGCCGCCCGCGCCCGAAGCGCCGCCCGCCACGCCCGAGGCTCCCGTCGAGCTCGTCGAATCCTTCCCCCTCGAGACGAACCTCGACCACCGCGACGTCCCCGACGCCGCCGATGTTTGGCCGGCCATGTTTCGCCTCGCCAGGGAGCGGATCGACATTGCGCATTTTTATATCAGCAACGATCCGCGCGGGCGGCTCGAGCCTTCGCTCGTCGCGATCGAGGAGGCCGCGGACCGAGGGGTCGCCGTGCGCCTGCTCGTCGATCGCAAGTTCTACGAGCGCTATCCCGAGATGGCCGACCGCCTCGCCGCCCGGCGCGGCGTGCTCGTCCGCAAGATCGACATGAGCCCCGGCGTCCAGCACGCGAAATACTTCCTCGTCGACGGCCGCGAGGCCTTCGTGGGCAGCCAGAACATGGATTGGCGCGCCCTCGACCACATTCAGGAAATGGGCGTTCGCGCGCGCATCCCCGAGATCGCCCGTGCCCTCGGGCGCGTGTTCGACGTCGATTGGGACGTCGCGGGCGGGGCGGCCGCCCAGGCGGCGCTCGGCCGCGAGGAGCCGCCGATACCGCTGCCCGCGAAGGCGTCGCTCGGAGGTGCCCCGATCACGATTCTGCCCGTCGCCAGCCCGAAGGAATTGCTCCCGCGCGGCATGGCGTGGGAGCTGCCGGAGATGATCGGCCGAATCGATGGCGCGAGGCGCTCGGTCGACGTCCAGGTGCTCGGGTACAAGACCACGACGAGGGGCGGCGGCGAATTCCACGACCTCGACGATGCGCTGCGCCGCGCCGCATCCCGGGGCGTGCGCGTGAGGCTCCTCGTCTCCGACTGGAGCAAGCGCTCGGCCTCGCTCGACGCGCTGCGCAGCCTTGCGCGCGTGGGGGGCATCGACGTGCGGTTCATCGTGATCCCTCAGAGCGCCGCCGGTTTCATTCCCTTCGCGCGCACCGCGCATGCCAAATACATGGTCGTCGACGGGGCCGCGGTCTGGATCGGCTCGAGCAACTGGGAGGGAGACTATTTCACGACGAGCCGTAATGTGGGCCTCGTTATCGATGGACCGGCGTTCGCCAGGCGCCTTCAGGGCATCTTCGAGGACGGCTTCGCGGGCCCGTACGCCGAGCGCCTGGATCCCGCTGCCGCCTACGAGGCGCCACGGATCGAATGA
- a CDS encoding TROVE domain-containing protein, translating to MAFFSSLRKARSSSNQDSAAKGHANFMAGISYDVGSPLLRLRLAASTCFFGEPMYYHRDPEDTRPVRAAAHPSRLSDAQVDHLRKTLDALDPQAWRKLTPSGLIESAIDEALAHDAEATLKEAVRLRSEEHIRTTPQVILVRAANHAATKGTGLVRKYAPSIIQRADEPAVGLSYQLYRYGKPIPNALKKAWRDALVRFDDYALGKYRQEGHAAKTVDVVNLVHPKSKAVDRLAKGEAKNTGRTWEAIVSARGSNRTAWKKAMPAMGHMAMLRNLRNMLEAGMKPEEIISPLLAGAKNGKQLPFRYFSAYKAVEGKAPGRLLDAIETCLVSSLGELPRFGGRVMVLADNSGSAQSTTTSSMGSMKISTIGNLTGILAGMRADEGWLGVFGDALETFAVRKNASIFDQLARAEELAKGIGTSTENGVWLFFDEAIRKKERWDAVFVLSDMQAGHGGLYGTNPKSYREYGWGEGGRYIDVAKLVSAYRKRVNANVKVFLVQIAGYKDTLVPEFYDRTYILGGWGEGLLRFAAEMEKVGKEGGARL from the coding sequence ATGGCGTTCTTCTCTTCCCTCCGCAAGGCCCGCTCGAGCTCGAACCAGGATTCGGCCGCGAAGGGCCACGCGAATTTCATGGCCGGCATCTCCTACGACGTCGGCTCGCCGCTCTTGCGCCTGCGCCTCGCGGCCTCGACGTGCTTCTTCGGCGAGCCGATGTATTACCACCGCGACCCGGAGGACACCCGGCCGGTGCGCGCGGCAGCCCATCCCAGCCGATTGTCCGACGCCCAGGTCGACCATCTTCGCAAGACGCTCGACGCGCTGGATCCGCAAGCGTGGCGCAAGCTCACGCCCTCGGGGCTCATCGAGAGCGCCATTGACGAGGCGCTCGCCCACGACGCCGAGGCGACCTTGAAGGAGGCCGTGCGGCTGCGCAGTGAGGAGCACATTCGCACGACGCCGCAGGTGATCCTCGTGCGCGCTGCGAATCACGCGGCCACGAAGGGCACCGGGCTCGTGCGCAAGTACGCGCCCTCGATCATCCAGCGCGCGGACGAGCCGGCCGTGGGGCTTTCCTACCAGCTCTATCGCTACGGCAAGCCGATCCCGAACGCTTTGAAGAAGGCCTGGCGCGACGCGCTCGTGCGGTTCGACGATTATGCGCTCGGCAAGTACCGGCAGGAGGGCCACGCGGCCAAGACGGTGGACGTCGTGAACCTGGTCCACCCGAAGAGCAAGGCCGTCGATCGCCTGGCGAAGGGCGAGGCGAAGAACACGGGCCGCACGTGGGAGGCCATCGTGTCCGCGCGCGGCTCGAATCGCACGGCGTGGAAGAAGGCAATGCCGGCGATGGGGCACATGGCGATGCTGCGCAACCTTCGCAACATGCTCGAGGCGGGGATGAAGCCCGAGGAGATCATCTCGCCGCTCCTGGCTGGCGCGAAGAACGGCAAGCAATTGCCCTTCCGCTATTTCTCGGCCTACAAGGCCGTGGAGGGGAAGGCGCCGGGGCGGCTGCTCGACGCAATCGAGACGTGCCTCGTCTCCTCGCTCGGGGAGCTGCCCCGCTTCGGAGGCCGCGTGATGGTGCTCGCGGACAACAGCGGCTCGGCGCAGTCGACGACGACGTCTTCGATGGGCTCGATGAAGATCTCGACGATCGGAAACCTGACGGGCATCCTCGCAGGAATGCGCGCGGACGAGGGCTGGCTCGGCGTGTTCGGCGACGCGCTGGAGACGTTCGCGGTGCGCAAGAATGCCTCGATCTTCGACCAGCTCGCGCGGGCCGAGGAGCTGGCAAAGGGCATCGGGACGTCGACGGAGAACGGCGTCTGGCTCTTCTTCGACGAGGCGATCCGAAAGAAGGAGCGCTGGGACGCGGTCTTCGTCCTGTCCGATATGCAGGCGGGGCACGGCGGGCTTTACGGGACGAACCCGAAGAGCTACCGCGAGTACGGCTGGGGCGAGGGCGGCCGGTACATCGACGTGGCAAAGCTCGTGTCGGCGTACCGCAAGCGCGTGAATGCGAACGTGAAGGTGTTCCTCGTGCAGATCGCCGGCTACAAGGACACGCTGGTGCCGGAGTTCTACGATCGAACGTACATCCTGGGCGGCTGGGGCGAGGGGCTCTTGCGGTTCGCGGCCGAGATGGAGAAGGTCGGGAAGGAGGGCGGTGCGCGCCTCTAG
- a CDS encoding ABC-F family ATP-binding cassette domain-containing protein, producing MPVLVAQDLSKSFGERRILDGVSLSIHSGERVGLVGANGSGKSTLARILAGLEPLDGGNVARRRGAEIAYLAQEPVFDPKMTARQIVLEGLAAWSAAKARHEALSAELARGAGDVEAQLEAQAQAAADLERLGGWDRMHKVEEILGHLGVMRPDSPVGEFSGGDLRRVAIARILLSEPALLVLDEPSNHLDVETIAWLEGYLANDFTGALLMVTHDRYLLDRIVDRTLELSRGKLYSYEGGYEAYLEAKAERLALEARTEENRQNFLRTELEWLRRQPKARTGKQKARIGRAEAARDTAAPRAEKTVRLLADASRTGKTVLELKKLTLTAGGRTLVKDFDLAIPAGERVGIVGRNGTGKTTLLRAILGEVAPVSGEVVVGKNTRIGYFDQQRSGLDEDKSVYDNVVEAGNRIELGGQTIEARSFLERFLFDGHSMRQQVKSLSGGERARVALARMLARSQSLLMLDEPTNDLDLATLSALEEMLVEYGGSALVVTHDRWFLDRVATSLLVFEGDGRVVRYAGGHQDYLSQKAAAEAAREEATRAAAEEVAKSSAKDKPAPKAAAKSKGLTWAEQRELEGIMDRIEEAEGAVAVLEKTLADPGLYASRAGEVPALVAKLDEAKGKAAALVARWEELEKKQAEGAG from the coding sequence GTGCCGGTCCTCGTCGCGCAAGATCTGTCGAAGTCGTTCGGAGAGAGACGCATCCTCGATGGCGTCTCTCTCTCCATTCACAGCGGGGAGAGGGTGGGCCTCGTCGGTGCGAACGGCAGCGGCAAGAGCACGCTCGCCCGCATCCTCGCAGGCCTCGAACCTCTCGACGGCGGCAACGTGGCGCGGCGGCGCGGCGCGGAGATCGCCTACCTCGCCCAGGAGCCCGTCTTCGATCCGAAGATGACGGCGCGGCAGATCGTGCTCGAGGGCCTCGCCGCGTGGTCGGCCGCGAAGGCGCGGCACGAGGCGCTCAGCGCGGAGCTCGCGCGTGGCGCCGGTGACGTCGAAGCGCAGCTCGAAGCGCAGGCGCAGGCGGCGGCCGACCTCGAGCGGCTCGGAGGCTGGGACAGGATGCACAAGGTCGAGGAGATCCTCGGCCATCTCGGCGTCATGCGTCCGGACTCGCCCGTGGGAGAGTTCTCGGGCGGCGATCTGCGGCGCGTGGCCATCGCGCGGATCCTCCTGTCGGAGCCCGCGCTGCTCGTGCTCGACGAGCCGAGCAACCACCTCGACGTCGAGACGATCGCGTGGCTCGAAGGCTACCTCGCGAACGACTTCACGGGCGCGCTGTTGATGGTCACGCACGACCGCTACTTGCTCGACCGCATCGTGGACCGAACGCTCGAGCTGTCGCGCGGCAAGCTCTACTCGTACGAGGGCGGCTACGAGGCGTACCTGGAGGCGAAGGCAGAGCGGCTGGCGCTCGAAGCGCGGACCGAGGAGAACCGGCAGAACTTCCTGCGCACGGAGCTCGAGTGGCTGCGGCGCCAGCCGAAGGCGCGCACGGGCAAGCAGAAGGCGCGCATCGGGCGCGCGGAGGCGGCGAGGGACACGGCCGCGCCGAGGGCCGAGAAGACGGTGCGGCTGCTGGCGGACGCGTCGCGGACGGGCAAGACGGTGCTCGAGCTGAAGAAGCTCACGCTGACGGCCGGGGGCCGGACGCTGGTGAAGGACTTCGACCTGGCGATCCCGGCGGGCGAGCGGGTGGGGATTGTCGGAAGAAACGGCACGGGGAAGACGACGCTGCTGCGGGCGATCCTCGGCGAGGTCGCGCCGGTGAGCGGCGAGGTGGTTGTCGGAAAGAACACGCGGATCGGGTATTTCGATCAGCAGCGCAGCGGGCTCGACGAGGACAAATCGGTTTACGACAACGTGGTCGAGGCGGGCAATCGCATCGAGCTCGGTGGGCAGACGATCGAGGCGCGGTCGTTCCTCGAGCGATTCTTGTTCGACGGGCATTCGATGAGGCAGCAGGTGAAATCGCTGTCCGGCGGCGAGCGCGCGCGCGTGGCGCTGGCGCGGATGCTGGCGCGGAGCCAGAGCCTTTTGATGCTGGACGAGCCGACGAACGACCTCGATCTCGCGACGCTGTCGGCGCTCGAGGAGATGCTCGTCGAATACGGCGGCTCGGCGCTGGTGGTGACGCACGATCGCTGGTTTCTGGACCGGGTGGCGACGTCGCTGCTGGTGTTCGAGGGCGACGGGCGTGTCGTGCGTTATGCGGGCGGGCACCAGGACTATCTGTCGCAAAAGGCGGCCGCGGAGGCCGCGCGGGAGGAGGCGACCCGGGCCGCCGCAGAGGAGGTCGCGAAATCGTCCGCGAAGGACAAACCCGCGCCGAAGGCCGCTGCAAAGTCGAAGGGGCTGACCTGGGCGGAGCAGCGCGAGCTGGAGGGGATCATGGACCGGATCGAGGAGGCGGAGGGCGCGGTCGCCGTGCTCGAGAAGACGCTCGCGGATCCGGGGCTGTACGCGTCACGCGCGGGCGAGGTGCCGGCGCTCGTGGCGAAGCTCGACGAGGCGAAGGGCAAAGCGGCGGCGCTGGTGGCGCGGTGGGAGGAGCTGGAGAAGAAGCAGGCGGAGGGGGCGGGGTAG
- the rtcR gene encoding RNA repair transcriptional activator RtcR produces MPHRPLVVFGLLGTTLDAGKGPARWERWRPTVALCQHEDLVVDRLVLLHEPDFTAMAEVVSEDVRRASPETTVERLAVSWKDPWDFEEVFSALLDIARAYPWKPEREDYLVHITTGTHVAQICLFLLIESRYFPARVLQTSPPKKQAAGSAGSYGIVDLDLSRYDKIASRFQRERREGQSFLKAGIETKNAGFNKLIERIEQVAIASRAPVLLMGPTGAGKSQLAARIYELKKARRQIQGEFVPVNCATLRGDAAMSTLFGHKRGAFTGAAADRPGLLRKADGGLLFLDEIGELGPDEQAMLLRAIEQKAFYPVGGDAEVKSDFLLIAGTNRDLGARAARGEFREDLHARINLWTFRLPALRERPEDIEPNLEYELEMASRTLGTNVTLNRAAREAFLSFATSPRALWIGNFRDLNASVTRMATLAQGGRVTKELVDEEIERLEASWSSSRVETARDGASDHDLAALVLGSAEASRLDRFDRAQLEEVLRVCRASRSLSEAGRTLFAESRKERTTVNDADRLRKYLARFGLDWPRASGADGAAG; encoded by the coding sequence ATGCCCCACCGCCCCCTCGTCGTCTTCGGCTTGCTCGGAACCACCCTCGACGCCGGCAAGGGCCCCGCGCGCTGGGAGCGCTGGCGGCCGACGGTCGCGCTCTGCCAGCACGAGGACCTCGTCGTCGACCGCCTCGTTCTGCTCCACGAGCCCGACTTCACCGCCATGGCCGAGGTCGTGAGCGAAGACGTGCGCCGCGCCTCGCCCGAGACCACCGTCGAGCGCCTCGCCGTGAGCTGGAAAGACCCCTGGGATTTCGAGGAGGTCTTCTCCGCCCTGCTCGACATCGCGCGCGCTTACCCCTGGAAGCCCGAGCGCGAGGATTACCTCGTGCACATCACGACGGGCACGCACGTCGCGCAGATCTGCCTCTTCTTGCTCATCGAATCGCGCTATTTCCCGGCCCGCGTCCTTCAAACCTCGCCCCCGAAAAAGCAGGCCGCGGGCAGCGCGGGCAGCTACGGCATCGTCGACCTCGACCTCTCCCGCTACGACAAGATCGCCTCGCGTTTCCAGCGCGAGCGCCGCGAGGGGCAGAGCTTCCTCAAGGCCGGCATCGAGACCAAGAACGCCGGCTTCAACAAGCTCATCGAGCGCATCGAGCAGGTCGCGATCGCCTCGCGCGCGCCCGTCCTGCTCATGGGCCCCACGGGCGCGGGCAAGAGCCAGCTCGCCGCGCGCATCTACGAGCTGAAAAAGGCGCGGCGTCAGATCCAGGGCGAGTTTGTCCCGGTGAATTGCGCGACCCTGCGCGGCGACGCGGCCATGAGCACGCTCTTCGGCCACAAGCGCGGCGCCTTCACGGGCGCGGCCGCCGATCGCCCAGGCCTGCTCCGAAAGGCGGACGGCGGCCTGCTCTTCCTCGACGAGATAGGCGAGCTCGGCCCGGACGAGCAGGCCATGCTGCTGCGCGCGATCGAGCAGAAGGCTTTCTATCCCGTCGGCGGCGACGCGGAGGTGAAGAGCGACTTCCTCCTCATCGCGGGCACGAACCGAGATCTCGGCGCACGCGCCGCGCGCGGCGAGTTCCGCGAGGATCTGCACGCCCGCATCAACCTGTGGACCTTTCGCCTGCCCGCGCTGCGCGAGCGGCCCGAGGACATCGAGCCGAACCTCGAATACGAGCTGGAAATGGCCTCGCGCACGCTCGGCACGAACGTGACCTTGAACCGCGCCGCGCGCGAGGCGTTCCTCTCCTTCGCCACCTCCCCGCGCGCGCTGTGGATCGGCAATTTCCGCGATCTCAACGCGAGCGTCACGCGCATGGCCACGCTCGCGCAGGGCGGACGCGTCACCAAGGAGCTCGTCGACGAGGAGATCGAGCGGCTCGAAGCCTCCTGGTCGTCGAGCCGCGTCGAGACGGCGCGCGACGGCGCGAGCGACCACGACCTCGCCGCGCTCGTGCTCGGATCCGCGGAGGCTTCGAGGCTCGATCGCTTCGACCGCGCGCAGCTCGAGGAGGTCTTGCGCGTCTGCCGCGCCTCGCGCTCGCTCTCCGAGGCGGGCCGCACGCTCTTCGCCGAGTCGCGCAAGGAGCGCACCACGGTCAACGACGCCGACAGGCTGCGCAAGTACCTCGCTCGTTTCGGCCTCGATTGGCCCCGCGCGAGCGGCGCGGACGGCGCGGCGGGATGA
- a CDS encoding Uma2 family endonuclease: protein MADPARKRATYADLCAVPPHLVAEIIGGELRVHARPAPRHINAASVLGSRLGRTFRDGDDGPGGWWILDEPELHLIGGEEILVPDLAGWRVSTMPELPDKAYFETAPDWICEVLSPSTEAEDRSEKMPIYAAAGVSHAWLLNPVLQTLEVYRRESQRWLLLATHRGDALIRAEPFDAVELDFGALFRPPTVR from the coding sequence ATGGCGGATCCTGCCCGCAAGCGTGCCACCTACGCCGACCTGTGCGCCGTTCCTCCGCACCTCGTCGCGGAGATCATCGGCGGCGAGCTTCGCGTCCACGCGCGCCCGGCTCCTCGCCATATCAACGCGGCTTCGGTGCTCGGCTCGCGCCTCGGCCGCACCTTCCGCGATGGCGATGACGGGCCAGGCGGGTGGTGGATCCTCGACGAGCCCGAGCTGCACCTGATCGGCGGCGAGGAGATCCTCGTTCCCGACCTTGCCGGCTGGCGCGTCTCGACCATGCCCGAGCTACCCGACAAGGCCTACTTCGAGACCGCGCCCGACTGGATCTGCGAGGTGCTCTCGCCCTCGACCGAGGCCGAGGACCGCTCCGAGAAGATGCCCATCTACGCAGCCGCCGGCGTGAGCCATGCCTGGCTCCTCAATCCGGTTCTCCAGACGCTCGAGGTCTATCGCCGCGAATCGCAGCGCTGGCTCTTGCTCGCCACGCACCGGGGCGACGCCCTGATCCGCGCCGAGCCCTTCGACGCGGTCGAGCTCGATTTCGGCGCGCTCTTCCGGCCCCCGACCGTCCGCTGA
- a CDS encoding sulfite exporter TauE/SafE family protein yields the protein MPFLSPAFTLDGQSPLALIGLFAAGLVASSINAVAGGGSLLSFPVLVALGVPPLPANATNSVALWPGSLSSAFGFLDQLERTRRYLWALVPPTVLGSLLGAWLLVNTPERLFAMVVPALILLATLLLAFQPRIRKHVLGGKLRVPTAAGAILQFLVSVYGGYFGAGMGIVMLAVFGLFIQGTLHELNALKAWLGVAINLVASFFFLGEGLLWMVPGLAVMLGAIVGGYLSARLSQRLDPEKLRKAVVALGALMTLWFSRSIFLP from the coding sequence ATGCCCTTTTTATCGCCCGCATTCACCCTCGACGGCCAGAGCCCGCTCGCCCTGATCGGGCTCTTCGCGGCGGGGCTCGTCGCCTCGTCGATCAACGCCGTCGCGGGGGGAGGCTCTCTCCTTTCGTTCCCCGTGCTCGTCGCGCTCGGCGTCCCGCCGCTGCCCGCGAATGCGACGAACTCGGTGGCGCTCTGGCCCGGCTCGCTCTCCTCGGCGTTCGGCTTTCTCGATCAGCTCGAGCGCACGCGCCGCTATCTCTGGGCGCTCGTGCCGCCTACCGTCCTCGGCTCGCTCCTCGGCGCGTGGCTGCTCGTGAACACGCCCGAGCGGCTCTTCGCGATGGTCGTGCCGGCGCTCATCCTCCTCGCCACGCTCCTGCTCGCGTTCCAGCCCCGGATACGCAAGCACGTGCTCGGCGGCAAGCTGCGCGTCCCCACGGCCGCTGGCGCCATTTTGCAGTTTCTGGTGAGCGTCTACGGCGGCTATTTCGGGGCGGGCATGGGCATCGTCATGCTCGCGGTCTTCGGCCTGTTCATTCAGGGCACGCTGCACGAGCTGAACGCGCTCAAGGCCTGGCTCGGCGTCGCGATCAACCTCGTCGCCTCGTTCTTCTTCCTCGGCGAGGGGCTGCTCTGGATGGTGCCGGGCCTGGCGGTCATGCTGGGCGCGATCGTCGGCGGCTATCTGTCGGCGCGCCTTTCGCAGCGCCTCGACCCCGAAAAGCTCCGCAAGGCCGTGGTCGCGCTCGGCGCGCTCATGACCTTGTGGTTTTCCCGCTCGATCTTCCTGCCCTGA
- a CDS encoding PAS domain S-box protein, translated as MSKSPQTDEIDALRTRVAALEEALHRSEERFRFLTSRTPIGIYHFDADGSCMFVNERFSEITGLPPAQASASSWAEMVAMEDQVRLAPAFEGALRGELPYFEAEYRIARHDGTTRWIRVVASFAFDERGSMTSYLGTVADVTERHEAEDALRKSEERARLLSQRLPVGVFEVELSQEEASFSFVNDRWCEILGISHDEAKGDALMRLVHPDDAKRAMEAWRGGIVSRTRVSVEERLIRPDGQLRWIRVTAEPLLDEGGELIKYLGTLVDITERKRLEEVLAETVAQKEIIEAQRIRLSEMSTPLIPITDEIMVMPLVGNVDPERAEQVLETLLSGVSNAGARVAILDVTGVVAMNAEVANALVRAAQAVKLLGAQAVLSGIRAEVAQTLVELDADIGGMATFSSLKAAIAYGMRAVRAGRA; from the coding sequence ATGTCCAAATCCCCCCAAACTGACGAGATCGACGCGCTCCGGACGCGCGTCGCCGCGCTCGAAGAGGCGCTGCACAGGAGCGAGGAGCGTTTCCGCTTCCTGACGTCGCGCACCCCCATCGGCATCTACCACTTCGACGCCGATGGCTCGTGCATGTTCGTGAACGAACGATTTTCCGAGATCACTGGGCTTCCTCCGGCACAGGCCTCGGCCTCGAGCTGGGCAGAGATGGTCGCCATGGAGGACCAAGTGCGCCTCGCGCCGGCGTTCGAGGGGGCATTGCGAGGCGAGCTACCCTATTTCGAGGCGGAATACCGCATCGCCCGGCACGACGGGACCACGCGCTGGATTCGTGTGGTCGCCTCGTTCGCGTTCGACGAGCGGGGTTCGATGACGTCTTATCTGGGCACGGTGGCCGATGTGACCGAGCGCCACGAGGCCGAGGACGCTTTGCGCAAGAGCGAGGAGCGCGCCCGCTTGCTGTCTCAGCGCCTGCCCGTGGGCGTCTTCGAGGTCGAGCTCTCTCAGGAAGAAGCCTCATTCTCGTTCGTCAACGATCGCTGGTGCGAGATCCTCGGCATCTCGCACGACGAGGCGAAGGGCGATGCCCTCATGCGGCTCGTGCACCCCGACGACGCGAAACGCGCGATGGAGGCTTGGCGCGGCGGCATCGTGTCGCGAACGCGCGTGAGCGTCGAGGAGCGCTTGATTCGGCCCGACGGCCAGCTACGTTGGATTCGAGTGACCGCAGAGCCGCTGCTCGACGAGGGGGGCGAGCTCATCAAGTACCTCGGCACGCTCGTCGATATCACCGAGCGCAAGAGGCTCGAGGAGGTGCTCGCCGAGACGGTGGCTCAGAAAGAGATCATCGAGGCGCAGCGGATCCGGCTCTCCGAGATGTCAACGCCGCTCATTCCGATCACGGACGAGATCATGGTCATGCCGCTCGTCGGCAACGTCGACCCGGAGCGCGCCGAGCAGGTGCTCGAGACGCTGCTCTCCGGGGTCTCGAACGCGGGGGCGCGCGTGGCGATCCTCGACGTCACCGGCGTCGTCGCAATGAACGCCGAGGTCGCGAATGCGCTCGTTCGCGCGGCCCAGGCGGTGAAGCTGCTCGGCGCGCAGGCGGTGCTGTCGGGGATACGCGCCGAGGTGGCGCAGACGCTCGTCGAGCTCGACGCCGATATCGGGGGCATGGCCACGTTCAGCAGCCTCAAGGCCGCCATCGCATACGGAATGCGCGCCGTGCGGGCGGGGCGCGCCTGA